One part of the Magallana gigas chromosome 5, xbMagGiga1.1, whole genome shotgun sequence genome encodes these proteins:
- the LOC105320774 gene encoding putative peptidyl-tRNA hydrolase PTRHD1 yields the protein MAQNLVQYIVVRKDLLKSGWPTGALITQACHACVAVIHQFYDKEDTQKYLGDVDSMHKVTLEATDEESIVKLSETLSSKGIDHKLWIEQPENIPTCIATRPYVKENIQENFKKFKLFKA from the exons ATGGCACAAAATCTAGTACAATACATTGTTGTGCGTAAAGATTTGTTAAAATCGGGATGGCCTACAGGTGCTCTAATTACACAGGCCTGTCATGCCTGTGTTGCTGTCATACACCAGTTCTACGATAAAGAAGACACACAGAAATACCTTGGCGATGTGGATAGCATGCACAAAGTTACATTGGAG gcAACAGATGAAGAAAGTATCGTAAAACTTTCAGAGACATTGTCAAGTAAAGGAATTGATCATAAGTTGTGGATTGAACAACCAGAAAACATACCAACATGCATAGCAACTAGACCTTACGTAAAGGAAAACAttcaagaaaattttaaaaagttcaaattaTTTAAAGCATGA